The uncultured Fibrobacter sp. genome contains the following window.
AAGAACTCGCCTGCGTAAAGAGCGGAGGCAGCCCCGAGCCGAACGTCACGGAATAGAGCAACAAAAAGACCAAGCAAAAACAAATGGCGTAAAAAGTCATCTTCACGGAGCCCATCTGCAAGTTGATACGGTTCGCCATCACCATGTAAATCGCGTACGAAAGTGACGAGGCAAACACGAGCACAAGGCCTGCGGTGCTCAGAGGCACTCCGTCATCGCCACGGTACAACAGAGCGACCCCCGACATCGAAACGGCAATGGAAACGACCATCCAGGCTTTAATCTTCTCCTTGAAGAATATCGCCATCAAAACCGAGACTTCGAGCGGATAGAGGAAGAGGAGCGTCGAGGCAAGCCCTGCATCCATGTACTTGAACGAGGCATAATACGTGAGCGAACTGACCGCAAACAAAAAACCAAAGGCGACGAGCGCCCCAAATTCCTTGAGCGTAATCTTAAAATGCGAACCTTTCGCGAGAATCACCGCAAAAAGAAGTAGCGCCGCCGTGAAAAAACGGTAAAAAAGGACGTTTTCGGGAGAATAGCCCTGGGAATAGAGGTTCAGCGCCCCCAGAGGGTTCGTGCCATAACAGATGGCGGAAAGAGCAGCAAAAATAAAGCCTTTTATCATAGTAGGAAGTCGGAAGTAGGAAGTAGGAAGTTACTGTCTACTGTCTACTTCCTACTGTCTACTAAATTAAATTGCGAACTTGGTGGCGTCGGCAAGCTGCACGCTCGCGATGCGGGAAATACCCTTGATTTCCTGCGTCACACCGTAAAGCATGTCGGCTTCGGCCATGGTACGCTTGTTATGCGTCACCACGATGAACAAGGTCTGCTTGCTGAATTCGCGGAGGAGCGCCATGAAGCGGCCCACGTTCGCATCGTCCAGCGGGCCGTCGACTTCGTCCAGCACGCAGTACGGCGAGGGCTTTTCCATGTAGATGG
Protein-coding sequences here:
- a CDS encoding DMT family transporter, with translation MIKGFIFAALSAICYGTNPLGALNLYSQGYSPENVLFYRFFTAALLLFAVILAKGSHFKITLKEFGALVAFGFLFAVSSLTYYASFKYMDAGLASTLLFLYPLEVSVLMAIFFKEKIKAWMVVSIAVSMSGVALLYRGDDGVPLSTAGLVLVFASSLSYAIYMVMANRINLQMGSVKMTFYAICFCLVFLLLYSVTFGSGLPPLFTQASSWGWGFMLGLVPTVLSLIFMVKAVKIIGSTPTAILGALEPVTAVAIGVLVFGEILTGRLVAGIILILGSVVLIAAKRK